From one Synechocystis sp. PCC 6803 substr. PCC-P genomic stretch:
- a CDS encoding WD40 repeat domain-containing protein: MRIFPVFLLTFSLFLIKEEIVTAEVKVSAPVVNQSGIKLNLERQFTGSDVAINRIHFSPDGQFLLTAAADGVGTLWTKEGEMLGQLQGQKPPMFNARLSPDRQILITTGYDGTIRLWNLQGELLEEQQPHRAAVADAIFSPDSQIIVTCSDDGQTKIFTRQGQEIASVLKSGTARNLAYHPQGLLIASVSDSGSLHLINPNGKIEREISTGQGRINNVNFSPNGEQLLTSGINGSAKLWNLAGELIHEYKVVPTGWVNSAQFYPKGEWLATASDDGTIRFWQKDGQLIYELPLVNARLTSLSFSPDGKQLAATSSQGQVWVFNLSY; this comes from the coding sequence ATGCGTATTTTTCCTGTATTTTTACTAACTTTCAGCCTTTTTTTAATCAAGGAAGAAATAGTTACAGCAGAAGTTAAAGTTTCTGCGCCGGTGGTTAATCAATCTGGCATTAAGCTAAATCTTGAGCGACAATTTACGGGGTCTGATGTGGCTATTAACCGTATCCATTTTAGTCCCGACGGACAATTTTTACTAACGGCGGCCGCAGATGGCGTGGGCACTTTATGGACTAAAGAAGGGGAAATGCTGGGGCAACTACAGGGTCAAAAGCCCCCCATGTTCAATGCTCGTCTTTCCCCCGATCGCCAAATTTTAATCACCACTGGCTATGACGGTACCATTCGCTTGTGGAATTTGCAGGGGGAGCTACTGGAGGAACAACAGCCCCATCGAGCAGCGGTGGCCGATGCCATATTTAGTCCCGACAGTCAAATTATTGTCACCTGTTCTGATGATGGCCAAACTAAAATTTTTACCCGCCAAGGTCAAGAAATAGCTAGTGTTTTAAAATCAGGTACAGCTCGAAATTTGGCGTACCATCCCCAGGGACTTTTAATTGCTAGTGTTTCCGATAGCGGTTCCCTCCATTTAATTAATCCCAACGGCAAAATTGAACGGGAAATTTCCACAGGCCAAGGGCGAATTAATAATGTTAACTTTAGTCCGAATGGTGAACAATTATTAACTTCAGGCATTAATGGTTCTGCCAAGTTATGGAATTTAGCAGGGGAATTAATCCATGAATATAAAGTTGTGCCCACCGGTTGGGTTAACAGTGCCCAGTTCTATCCTAAAGGTGAATGGCTAGCCACCGCCAGTGACGACGGTACGATTAGATTTTGGCAAAAAGATGGTCAATTAATTTATGAATTACCGTTGGTTAATGCCCGCTTAACTAGCTTGAGTTTTTCTCCCGATGGCAAGCAGTTAGCGGCCACCAGCAGTCAGGGACAGGTTTGGGTTTTTAATTTATCTTATTAA
- a CDS encoding sugar phosphate isomerase/epimerase → MISSPKIKFGVHTFIWKKEFLGNEEYVFQDAKRWGFDGIEIATHYFDQIDPLQLKSYGEKYGVELTFCTSLPRGLSLTTKDEDCWRESIAYLERAIKFCQQCGIIQLSGPFPHPVGYLSGEPLQKRENVRMQEAFKLVAETLIKTDLKFAVEPLNRFQGYALNTVAQGLELLDAVDCPQLGLLLDLFHMNIEEKDVIKAFLQASNHCFHIHACAKDRGTPGSDSFAWGHWFKALQTMDYQGWVTIESFNFEDKELANGARLWRTVAPSNEALAQDGLKFLRQTYQTN, encoded by the coding sequence ATGATTTCTTCCCCCAAAATCAAGTTTGGAGTTCATACTTTTATCTGGAAAAAAGAATTTCTTGGTAATGAAGAATATGTTTTCCAAGATGCTAAAAGGTGGGGATTTGATGGGATAGAAATTGCCACCCATTATTTCGACCAAATTGATCCCCTCCAACTTAAAAGTTATGGCGAAAAGTATGGTGTAGAGCTAACCTTTTGCACCAGTTTACCCCGGGGTTTATCCTTGACTACCAAGGATGAAGACTGCTGGCGGGAATCCATTGCTTATCTGGAAAGGGCAATTAAATTCTGTCAACAATGCGGCATCATTCAACTCTCTGGGCCGTTCCCCCATCCTGTGGGTTATCTCAGTGGAGAACCTCTGCAAAAACGGGAAAATGTTCGCATGCAGGAGGCCTTTAAGCTGGTAGCGGAAACTCTGATCAAAACTGATCTGAAGTTTGCTGTGGAACCCCTGAATCGTTTTCAAGGTTATGCTTTAAATACTGTAGCTCAAGGCTTAGAATTGCTCGATGCAGTGGATTGTCCTCAACTGGGGCTATTACTGGATTTATTCCACATGAATATTGAAGAAAAGGATGTAATCAAAGCTTTTTTACAAGCGAGCAATCATTGTTTTCATATCCATGCCTGTGCCAAAGACCGGGGCACTCCCGGCAGTGATTCCTTTGCTTGGGGCCATTGGTTTAAAGCCTTACAAACCATGGATTACCAAGGTTGGGTCACCATTGAAAGTTTTAATTTTGAGGATAAGGAATTGGCTAATGGAGCCCGCTTGTGGCGCACGGTGGCTCCCAGTAATGAAGCCCTTGCCCAAGATGGACTGAAATTTTTGCGACAAACTTATCAAACTAACTAA
- a CDS encoding alpha/beta fold hydrolase yields the protein MNSPFIPIALPSSFEHTYTDVEGVNLHAIEGGSGQPLLLLGGWPQTCYVWRLLLEQLGEHFRVIALDMRGQGDSDIPDGPYDCGTAAREIKAFLAKKEINSFYLVGHDVGAWVAFTVLKFFPEAVLGAGLIDAAIPGLVSNDFFSVVNAPKVWQFYFHMVPDLASSLVTGKENEYLSWYFTNKSKRKQNLTPEVMDYYARYYSRPGAMKAGFLWYSALEETTKANTPTAETHFSQPIFTMGGEFATKSLIYNGLSPYCDDITGYVIEQCGHYIPEEAPEEIFQAILTTFATTKES from the coding sequence ATGAATAGCCCCTTTATTCCTATCGCCTTGCCATCAAGCTTTGAGCATACCTATACCGACGTTGAAGGAGTGAATCTTCATGCCATTGAAGGGGGAAGCGGGCAACCATTACTTCTACTGGGGGGCTGGCCCCAAACCTGCTACGTCTGGCGGCTATTGCTAGAACAATTGGGAGAGCATTTCCGGGTAATTGCCCTGGATATGAGGGGTCAGGGGGATTCCGATATTCCCGATGGCCCCTATGATTGCGGCACAGCGGCGAGGGAAATTAAAGCCTTTTTAGCCAAAAAAGAAATTAATTCTTTTTACTTAGTGGGTCATGATGTGGGGGCTTGGGTTGCCTTTACAGTGCTGAAATTTTTTCCAGAAGCTGTGCTGGGGGCAGGATTAATTGATGCAGCTATTCCCGGTTTGGTTAGTAACGATTTCTTCTCTGTGGTTAATGCACCAAAAGTTTGGCAGTTTTATTTTCATATGGTGCCGGATTTAGCTAGTAGTTTGGTTACAGGAAAAGAAAATGAATATCTCAGTTGGTATTTCACTAATAAATCTAAACGGAAGCAGAATCTTACCCCCGAAGTCATGGATTACTATGCTCGTTACTATAGTCGTCCTGGGGCAATGAAAGCTGGTTTTCTTTGGTACTCTGCCCTAGAGGAAACAACAAAGGCTAATACTCCCACGGCGGAGACGCATTTTAGTCAGCCAATTTTTACTATGGGGGGAGAATTTGCCACTAAATCTTTAATTTATAACGGTTTATCTCCCTATTGTGATGACATTACTGGTTACGTGATTGAACAGTGTGGCCATTACATTCCTGAGGAAGCACCGGAGGAAATTTTCCAGGCAATTTTAACCACTTTTGCAACCACCAAGGAGTCCTGA
- a CDS encoding WD40 repeat domain-containing protein, which translates to MKHKFLVSFLLGLTISFAGAQVIAKTPSVNNAPVARSVNQSPIQLEVIKSYQGHTLKGEAIIQIHYSQDGNYLLSTATDGLAKLWTADGELVREFAGKPVAMIFNGAFSRDGKAIITAGYNGVARIWDVQGNVLGEILGHTSAVTDVVFLSDDMGVVTSSDDGTIEGWSNIKEPLFTVTRPGVSRNMDFNAQTNLIAVTQDIGEITLLNPAGKVVRIIETDQGRLNDVDFSQDGKLLVTAGFDGTARVFNLDGQEILKIDVLDDGWVTGVAINQDNLIATVSDDGILRVWNLQGQLLGQYNPNLERLGSVSFHPNGKNLAIAAYHGTIILLELQ; encoded by the coding sequence ATGAAACATAAATTTCTAGTTAGTTTTTTACTGGGATTAACCATTAGTTTCGCGGGCGCCCAGGTTATTGCTAAAACGCCCTCGGTTAATAACGCCCCTGTAGCGCGGAGTGTAAACCAATCCCCCATTCAGCTAGAAGTTATTAAAAGTTACCAGGGTCATACGCTCAAAGGGGAAGCAATTATTCAAATTCATTACAGTCAAGATGGCAATTATTTGCTCTCTACTGCCACCGATGGTTTGGCTAAACTTTGGACAGCGGATGGAGAATTGGTGCGGGAATTTGCTGGTAAGCCTGTAGCTATGATTTTTAACGGTGCCTTTAGCAGGGACGGGAAAGCCATTATTACCGCTGGCTACAACGGTGTTGCCCGTATTTGGGATGTGCAGGGCAATGTATTGGGGGAAATTCTAGGCCACACTTCTGCTGTTACCGATGTAGTTTTCTTGAGTGATGATATGGGGGTAGTCACCAGTTCCGATGACGGCACTATTGAAGGTTGGTCAAACATTAAAGAACCACTGTTTACTGTAACTCGTCCTGGGGTGAGTCGTAATATGGACTTTAATGCCCAGACAAACTTGATTGCTGTCACCCAAGATATTGGCGAAATTACGTTACTAAATCCCGCTGGAAAAGTTGTAAGAATTATCGAAACCGATCAAGGTCGCCTCAATGATGTCGATTTTAGTCAAGATGGTAAGTTGTTAGTTACAGCTGGTTTTGATGGCACAGCTCGGGTGTTTAATCTTGATGGCCAAGAAATATTAAAAATTGATGTGCTTGATGATGGGTGGGTTACTGGGGTTGCCATCAACCAAGACAATTTAATTGCCACCGTTTCCGACGATGGCATTTTAAGAGTGTGGAATTTACAGGGACAATTATTGGGGCAATATAACCCCAATTTAGAAAGATTGGGCAGTGTATCTTTCCATCCCAACGGCAAAAATTTGGCGATCGCCGCTTACCACGGCACCATTATTTTGCTGGAGTTGCAATAA
- a CDS encoding cupin domain-containing protein, protein MLLKVKLWGIGLVLTLTLGTILFLQNFSVAAETEIHTFDDIPMPKLADPLLIYTPANEIFDIASCSAKDIGFAIAHAQIPPGGGPMPHIHYFINEWFWTPEGGIELFHSTKQYPNMDELPVVGGAGRGDLYSIQSEPKQLIYSPNHYMHGFVNPTDKTLPIVFVWMRNEVAPDFPYHDGGMREYFQAVGPRITDLNNLPELTNAQRAAFASEAPKYGINQSSYFMEYVNTISDKLPAQIAKLKNDKDLERMVEVIEAFNRGDKSVTCS, encoded by the coding sequence ATGCTATTGAAAGTCAAACTTTGGGGTATTGGTCTAGTTTTAACTCTGACGTTGGGGACTATTCTGTTTTTGCAAAATTTTAGCGTTGCCGCAGAAACAGAAATTCATACCTTTGACGATATTCCCATGCCCAAATTAGCGGATCCCCTGCTAATTTATACTCCTGCCAACGAAATTTTTGATATTGCTTCCTGTAGTGCCAAGGACATTGGTTTTGCCATCGCCCACGCCCAAATTCCCCCCGGAGGCGGCCCCATGCCCCATATTCATTACTTCATCAATGAATGGTTTTGGACTCCGGAAGGCGGTATTGAACTGTTCCACAGCACTAAACAATATCCCAATATGGACGAGTTACCTGTGGTCGGGGGAGCCGGTCGGGGAGATTTGTATAGCATTCAAAGCGAACCCAAACAATTGATTTATTCTCCCAACCATTACATGCATGGTTTTGTTAATCCTACGGATAAAACATTACCCATTGTTTTTGTTTGGATGCGTAATGAAGTTGCACCGGATTTTCCCTACCATGACGGTGGGATGCGGGAATATTTTCAAGCTGTGGGGCCCCGCATTACTGATTTGAACAATTTACCGGAATTGACCAATGCCCAAAGGGCGGCCTTTGCTTCGGAAGCTCCCAAATATGGGATTAATCAAAGTTCCTACTTTATGGAATATGTCAACACCATTAGTGACAAATTACCTGCCCAAATTGCCAAACTAAAAAATGATAAAGACTTAGAGCGTATGGTGGAGGTAATTGAAGCTTTTAACCGTGGTGATAAATCGGTAACCTGCTCATGA
- a CDS encoding polysaccharide deacetylase family protein, which translates to MQRRDLFKYGLATGAGAIASYALMGNKPLLAQQSSNRGGKFWPDNIRLPISLSLMFETGSQPAKGAPTPFGNFTPPPDYYDMPTITWYRYGYTEGVPRILDLLDKYKIKITSHMSGRTVEMYPDRAKEIVQRGHEAAAHGWDWDNEFNMTAPQERDFIQRNVDIILKVTGQRAVGYNAPGLRGSVNILTVLNELGFVYHIDDVSRDEPFIVNLNNGKSIMVVPYAVYLNDIRAYEARFFSSGQYLTELKNSFDRLYEEAAYRRRMMAVTMHDRLQRPEHVYVFEDFLKYVMAKPGVAFMKKIDIANFALNDPNTIREDIQNVYPNVPNFVPSATS; encoded by the coding sequence ATGCAAAGAAGAGATCTGTTTAAATATGGCCTGGCCACCGGAGCCGGGGCGATCGCCAGTTACGCTTTGATGGGCAATAAGCCACTGTTGGCGCAACAATCTAGCAATAGGGGCGGTAAATTTTGGCCCGACAATATCCGTTTGCCTATTTCCCTGTCTTTAATGTTTGAAACAGGCAGTCAGCCGGCCAAAGGTGCTCCTACTCCCTTTGGAAACTTTACCCCGCCGCCGGATTACTACGATATGCCCACCATTACTTGGTACCGCTATGGCTATACGGAAGGGGTTCCCCGTATTCTCGATTTACTAGATAAGTACAAAATTAAAATCACTTCCCACATGTCTGGGCGCACGGTGGAAATGTATCCAGACCGGGCCAAGGAAATTGTCCAACGGGGCCATGAAGCGGCGGCCCATGGTTGGGATTGGGACAATGAATTTAATATGACCGCGCCCCAGGAAAGGGACTTTATTCAACGTAATGTGGACATAATCCTAAAAGTTACAGGACAGCGGGCAGTGGGCTACAATGCCCCGGGTTTACGGGGTTCTGTCAATATTCTTACTGTACTGAATGAATTGGGTTTTGTTTATCACATTGATGATGTCAGCCGGGATGAACCTTTCATTGTTAACCTCAACAACGGCAAATCTATCATGGTGGTGCCCTACGCCGTTTATCTGAATGATATTCGTGCTTATGAGGCCCGCTTCTTTTCCTCTGGCCAGTACTTAACCGAGTTGAAAAACTCTTTCGATCGCCTTTATGAGGAAGCTGCCTATCGACGACGGATGATGGCGGTAACAATGCACGATCGCCTGCAACGGCCGGAGCATGTTTATGTATTTGAAGATTTTCTTAAGTATGTGATGGCAAAACCAGGGGTGGCGTTTATGAAAAAAATTGACATTGCCAACTTTGCATTAAATGACCCCAATACCATTCGGGAAGATATTCAAAATGTTTATCCCAATGTGCCTAATTTTGTCCCTAGTGCCACCAGTTAA
- a CDS encoding carboxymuconolactone decarboxylase family protein: MSEFKNAVLDDKDLQAGLGGINPKFGDFCTRVAGEAWGLPLIDQKTKALIVIAVDVANQTLSGPFQAHVDMALKQGATKEEIEEVLSFMCVYGGFNKAAGAFAALKEIFEQNS, from the coding sequence ATGAGTGAGTTTAAAAACGCTGTGCTGGATGATAAAGACCTCCAGGCAGGTCTGGGTGGGATTAATCCTAAATTTGGTGATTTTTGCACCAGGGTAGCGGGGGAAGCCTGGGGTTTACCATTAATTGATCAAAAAACTAAAGCCCTAATTGTCATTGCGGTGGATGTGGCTAATCAGACCCTCAGTGGCCCTTTTCAAGCCCATGTGGATATGGCCCTAAAACAGGGTGCTACTAAGGAAGAAATTGAAGAAGTGCTCTCCTTCATGTGTGTTTATGGTGGCTTTAATAAAGCCGCTGGAGCTTTTGCCGCCCTAAAAGAAATTTTCGAGCAAAATTCTTAG
- a CDS encoding AGE family epimerase/isomerase: protein MSPKINFPFSDLIAGYVTSYDQEADIFGLKTSDGQEFQVKLSPMAYAKVIQNFDEGYPDATGTMRTWLTPGRFLYVYGVFYPDTAIFDGKQVVFAGKKPAEYVFEKQDWWIKQVNSLGKFFIKAQFGDGEIDYRHYRTDLSMSGERSTVNFRQETDTISRLVYGFAPAFMMTGDDQFLEAAEKGTEYLREHMRFVDKDEDIIYWYHAIDVQGEKEQKIFASEFGDDYDAIPAYEQIYALAGPIQTYRCTGDRRILHDAEQTIKLFDKFFLDKSEYGGYFSHLDPLMLDPRSESLGPNKARKNWNSVGDHAPAYLINLWLATGEQKYADMLEYTFDTIEKYFPDYDHSPFVQERFYEDWSHDTTWGWQQNRAVVGHNLKIAWNLMRMNSLKSKEKYVELAKKIADLMPAVGSDQQRGGWYDVVERLLDNHSRCHQFVWHDRKAWWQQEQAILAYLILAGILDDEEYHRHGQEASAFYNAWFLDLEDGGIYFNVLANGIPYLAGGNERAKGSHSMSGYHSFELCYLAAVYTNFLITKHPMDFYFKPLPNGFPDGILRVSPDILPPGSVAIASVEIDGKPYENFDAQGLTVTLPDSQERVKIKVRLVPTA from the coding sequence ATGAGTCCCAAAATTAACTTTCCTTTTTCCGATCTGATTGCAGGTTATGTGACAAGTTACGACCAAGAAGCGGATATTTTTGGTCTGAAAACCTCCGACGGCCAAGAGTTTCAGGTCAAACTTAGTCCCATGGCCTACGCCAAAGTGATCCAAAACTTTGATGAAGGTTATCCCGATGCCACCGGCACTATGCGGACTTGGTTAACCCCAGGGCGATTTCTCTACGTTTACGGCGTTTTTTACCCTGATACGGCTATTTTTGACGGGAAACAGGTGGTCTTTGCAGGCAAAAAGCCAGCGGAATACGTGTTTGAGAAACAGGATTGGTGGATTAAACAGGTAAACTCCCTCGGTAAGTTTTTTATCAAAGCCCAATTTGGCGACGGGGAGATTGATTACCGCCATTACCGCACCGATTTGTCCATGAGTGGGGAGCGGTCAACGGTGAATTTTCGCCAAGAAACGGATACCATTTCCCGCCTGGTGTACGGCTTTGCTCCCGCCTTTATGATGACCGGGGATGACCAATTTTTGGAGGCGGCGGAAAAAGGTACGGAGTATTTACGGGAGCATATGCGCTTTGTCGATAAGGACGAAGACATTATTTACTGGTACCACGCCATTGATGTGCAGGGGGAAAAAGAACAAAAAATCTTTGCGTCCGAATTTGGCGATGATTACGATGCTATTCCTGCCTACGAACAAATCTACGCTTTAGCCGGCCCCATCCAGACCTACCGTTGCACTGGCGATCGTCGTATTCTCCATGACGCAGAACAGACCATTAAACTGTTCGACAAATTTTTCCTAGACAAGAGCGAATATGGGGGGTACTTTTCCCATCTCGACCCTTTGATGTTGGATCCCCGCAGTGAATCCCTCGGTCCCAACAAAGCCCGGAAGAACTGGAACTCCGTGGGGGATCACGCTCCGGCTTATCTAATTAACCTATGGTTGGCCACCGGGGAGCAAAAATATGCCGATATGTTGGAATATACCTTCGACACCATTGAGAAATATTTCCCGGACTACGACCATAGCCCCTTTGTGCAAGAACGTTTTTACGAAGACTGGAGCCACGACACCACTTGGGGCTGGCAACAAAATCGGGCTGTGGTGGGGCACAACCTCAAAATTGCCTGGAATTTGATGCGGATGAATAGCCTCAAGTCCAAAGAAAAATATGTGGAGTTAGCCAAGAAAATTGCTGACCTGATGCCGGCGGTAGGTAGTGACCAACAGCGGGGCGGCTGGTACGACGTGGTAGAAAGGTTGTTGGATAACCATAGCCGTTGCCATCAATTTGTTTGGCATGACCGCAAAGCCTGGTGGCAACAGGAACAGGCGATTTTGGCCTATCTAATTTTGGCTGGTATTTTGGACGATGAAGAATACCACCGCCATGGCCAGGAGGCGTCCGCTTTCTATAACGCTTGGTTCCTAGATTTAGAAGATGGGGGCATTTACTTTAACGTCCTTGCCAACGGCATTCCCTACCTAGCGGGGGGTAATGAACGGGCTAAGGGTAGTCACTCCATGAGTGGTTACCATTCCTTTGAACTTTGTTATCTAGCGGCGGTGTACACCAATTTTCTGATCACCAAGCACCCCATGGATTTCTATTTCAAACCCTTGCCTAACGGTTTCCCCGACGGTATTCTGCGGGTATCCCCGGATATTCTTCCCCCTGGCAGTGTGGCGATCGCCAGTGTGGAAATTGACGGCAAACCCTATGAAAATTTCGATGCCCAGGGCTTAACTGTGACCTTACCCGACAGCCAAGAACGGGTCAAAATCAAAGTTCGTTTAGTCCCCACTGCCTAA
- a CDS encoding putative quinol monooxygenase, whose translation MRADFFLSDNRAALLKRGLTIILSFLVFTSIFLLPSPSLAEDVKGADDPIVVAGNIKVKPDKKEEFIALSQTFIEPSRSEPGCISYSFYEDETEDNSFLFFEVWRNRAALDYHFQTPYFHEFVEKSPDLLAKPAEIKIYKIAETQTL comes from the coding sequence ATGAGAGCTGATTTTTTTCTGTCTGATAACAGAGCAGCATTGCTAAAAAGGGGGCTGACCATTATCCTTTCCTTTTTGGTGTTTACTAGCATTTTCTTGCTGCCATCTCCCAGTTTGGCAGAGGATGTTAAGGGGGCGGACGATCCCATTGTCGTAGCGGGCAACATTAAGGTAAAACCCGATAAAAAAGAAGAATTTATTGCCCTATCCCAGACATTTATTGAGCCTTCTCGGTCGGAACCTGGCTGTATTTCCTACAGTTTTTATGAGGATGAAACGGAAGATAATTCTTTTCTTTTTTTTGAAGTTTGGCGGAATCGAGCGGCCCTCGACTATCATTTTCAAACCCCTTACTTCCATGAATTTGTGGAAAAATCTCCTGATTTATTAGCTAAGCCAGCCGAAATTAAGATTTATAAAATAGCCGAAACGCAGACATTGTAA
- a CDS encoding heme-binding protein has protein sequence MLKFTFTPLLTTIALTGLALPALALEETPVLPAEIAIKAAQSAIAACRQEGYGVTATVVNPEGNVLVVIRSDGALVHTVQTSFNKAYSAVTLATNHNLDRTSGILASMQAKGAQGVGTWPMPADPLTGITLFPGGVTLISQGKVVGGLGVSGTPIGMVDEGCAIKGRDAVLPDLR, from the coding sequence ATGCTCAAATTTACTTTTACTCCGCTATTAACTACCATTGCTTTAACGGGTTTAGCTCTACCAGCTTTGGCCCTAGAAGAAACCCCCGTTTTACCTGCGGAAATTGCCATTAAAGCGGCCCAGTCGGCGATCGCCGCTTGTCGTCAGGAAGGTTATGGGGTTACGGCCACCGTCGTCAATCCCGAAGGTAATGTGTTGGTGGTCATTCGTAGCGATGGGGCCCTTGTGCATACGGTGCAAACTTCATTCAATAAAGCCTATTCCGCCGTTACCCTAGCTACCAATCATAATTTGGACAGGACTTCTGGTATTTTGGCGTCAATGCAAGCAAAGGGAGCCCAGGGAGTGGGCACATGGCCCATGCCTGCCGATCCCCTCACGGGCATCACCCTTTTTCCCGGCGGAGTGACCTTGATTTCCCAGGGCAAAGTGGTGGGAGGCTTGGGGGTTTCCGGCACTCCCATTGGGATGGTGGACGAAGGTTGTGCCATTAAAGGTCGGGATGCTGTTCTGCCAGATTTACGTTAA
- a CDS encoding DJ-1/PfpI family protein gives MTTTKGKIGVLIEEHFDGTEYRWFNEYFPAQGYEVEYISHLWGQPELKFGSNPENDQVEYHVTVTTEVNDIDPKDYKGIIAIGAYAMDRLRYQATVKKGEKNQAPAVIFLRKAAATEGLKLGTICHSLWLFCADPDLLKDKKVTCAHNIICDVENAGADVVYEEDQTAELVIDGDLITGKHPGMIEEFVKTFVEQIEA, from the coding sequence ATGACCACAACAAAAGGTAAGATTGGTGTCTTAATCGAAGAACATTTTGATGGCACTGAATATCGCTGGTTTAATGAGTATTTTCCCGCCCAGGGCTATGAAGTGGAATATATCAGCCATTTGTGGGGACAACCGGAACTGAAGTTTGGTTCTAACCCAGAAAATGACCAAGTGGAATACCACGTCACCGTAACCACGGAAGTGAATGATATTGACCCCAAAGATTACAAGGGCATTATTGCCATTGGGGCCTACGCCATGGATCGCTTGCGGTACCAAGCCACCGTCAAAAAAGGTGAAAAAAATCAAGCCCCCGCAGTTATTTTTCTCCGTAAAGCAGCGGCCACTGAAGGGTTAAAGCTGGGAACCATTTGCCATAGTTTATGGCTATTTTGCGCCGATCCCGATCTGCTTAAAGATAAAAAAGTCACCTGCGCCCACAACATTATTTGTGACGTGGAAAATGCTGGAGCGGATGTGGTGTATGAAGAGGATCAGACCGCCGAGTTGGTAATTGACGGCGATCTAATTACCGGCAAACATCCAGGCATGATTGAAGAATTTGTCAAAACTTTTGTTGAGCAAATCGAAGCTTAA
- a CDS encoding anti-sigma factor antagonist produces MDIQINQQEDITVVTLSGEVDANTAPKIHEVILPLAEPGSKILLDMTAVPYMSSAGLRLLLYLYRQTTANSAQLVLVGLSEELIDTMAVTGFLDFFTTRPTLAEGKEAF; encoded by the coding sequence ATGGATATTCAAATTAATCAACAGGAAGACATTACCGTTGTCACCCTTAGCGGGGAAGTGGACGCCAACACGGCCCCGAAAATCCATGAAGTGATTCTGCCCCTAGCGGAACCGGGGTCAAAAATTCTTCTGGACATGACCGCTGTGCCCTATATGTCCAGCGCGGGGTTACGGCTTTTGCTCTATCTCTACCGCCAAACCACCGCCAACTCAGCCCAATTAGTATTAGTAGGGCTTTCGGAGGAGTTGATCGACACCATGGCCGTGACCGGATTTCTTGACTTTTTCACCACCCGTCCCACCCTAGCCGAAGGCAAAGAGGCATTTTAG
- a CDS encoding cupin domain-containing protein, giving the protein MKTLRLSPLLSKLCLILLIVLGTLTIAIPKALAISTLDNFPHPNIEKTEKILGPAGEIFEFSTCNADGIGFTIAEAQIPPGAGPLPHIHHYTNEWFWTPKGGLQLFQSVKEYPDLENPATDEQAGNTTVYTVNTEPNQIVYGPKYRVHGFANTTTETRPLTFIWLEDGISPEYELHDGGIREYFQDVGIPIKDLKHLPAITEESKIEFVSHAPLYGINQSYYFFEYVDGVSGKLPTSLTKLENDQSLNRIIDTINAYNQGDATVKCF; this is encoded by the coding sequence ATGAAAACTTTACGTTTATCCCCATTACTTTCCAAGTTGTGCCTCATTTTACTGATAGTTTTAGGCACTTTGACCATAGCAATTCCTAAAGCCTTGGCAATTTCTACGTTGGATAATTTTCCCCATCCCAACATAGAAAAAACAGAAAAAATTCTGGGACCAGCAGGGGAAATTTTTGAATTTTCCACTTGCAATGCCGATGGTATTGGTTTCACCATTGCGGAAGCCCAGATTCCCCCAGGGGCGGGACCACTACCTCACATCCATCATTACACCAATGAGTGGTTTTGGACTCCGAAAGGGGGACTGCAACTATTTCAAAGTGTGAAAGAGTACCCCGATTTGGAGAATCCCGCCACCGATGAACAGGCCGGCAATACCACTGTGTACACTGTTAATACTGAACCCAATCAGATCGTTTACGGGCCCAAATATCGAGTCCATGGCTTTGCCAATACCACCACAGAAACCCGTCCTTTGACCTTTATTTGGTTGGAAGACGGCATTTCTCCTGAATACGAATTGCATGACGGTGGCATCCGGGAATATTTCCAGGACGTGGGCATTCCCATCAAAGATTTAAAGCATTTGCCAGCTATCACAGAGGAATCCAAAATAGAATTTGTCAGCCATGCTCCCCTTTATGGTATTAACCAAAGCTACTACTTTTTTGAGTATGTAGATGGGGTTAGCGGCAAGCTACCAACGTCATTAACTAAGTTAGAAAATGATCAGAGCTTAAACCGGATTATCGATACTATCAATGCCTACAATCAAGGCGATGCAACTGTTAAATGCTTTTAA